Proteins from a single region of Rana temporaria chromosome 5, aRanTem1.1, whole genome shotgun sequence:
- the HAS2 gene encoding hyaluronan synthase 2: MHCERFICILRIIGTTLFGVSLLLGITAAYIVGYQFIQTDNYYFSFGLYGAILALHLLIQSLFAYLEHRKMKRSLETPIKLNKSVALCIAAYQEDPDYLRKCLLSVKRLTYPGMKIIMVIDGNSDDDIYMMDTFREIMGTDLSATYIWKNNFHQKGPGETEQSHKESMQHVTQLVLSNRYICIMQKWGGKREVMYTAFNALGRSVDYVQVCDSDTVLDPASSVEMVKVLEEDIMVGGVGGDVQILNKYDSWISFLSSVRYWMAFNIERACQSYFGCVQCISGPLGMYRNSLLHEFIEDWYNQEFMGSQCSFGDDRHLTNRVLSLGYATKYTARSKCLTETPTEYLRWLNQQTRWSKSYFREWLYNSMWFHKHHLWMTYEAVITGFFPFFLIATVIQLFYRGRIWNILLFLLTVQFVGLIKSSFASALRGNIVMVFMSLYSVLYMSSLLPAKMFAIATINKAGWGTSGRKIMVVNFIGLIPITVWFTILLGGVFYTIWRETRKPFGESEQTVLIIGAILYACYWVMLLTLYVAMITKCGRRKKEQQYDMVLDV, encoded by the exons ATGCATTGTGAACGATTTATTTGCATCTTAAGAATAATTGGAACAACCCTCTTCGGAGTGTCCCTCCTACTAGGAATTACGGCTGCTTATATCGTAGGGTATCAGTTTATCCAAACGGACAATTACTACTTCTCTTTCGGACTGTACGGTGCAATCTTAGCCCTCCACCTCCTCATCCAAAGCCTCTTCGCTTACCTAGAGCACAGAAAGATGAAACGTTCCCTGGAGACCCCTATAAAACTGAACAAGTCCGTCGCCCTTTGTATTGCTGCATATCAAGAGGATCCTGACTACTTACGAAAATGTTTACTCTCCGTCAAACGGCTGACCTACCCCGGGATGAAAATCATCATGGTCATCGACGGCAACTCCGATGACGACATCTACATGATGGACACCTTTCGTGAAATCATGGGCACTGACCTAAGCGCCACTTACATCTGGAAAAATAACTTCCACCAAAAGGGCCCCGGGGAGACGGAGCAATCGCACAAAGAGAGCATGCAACACGTGACTCAGTTGGTGCTCAGCAACCGATACATTTGCATCATGCAGAAGTGGGGTGGGAAGAGAGAAGTGATGTACACGGCATTCAATGCACTGGGGAGAAGCGTGGATTATGTGCAG GTCTGTGACTCAGACACTGTGCTTGATCCGGCATCATCTGTGGAGATGGTGAAGGTTTTGGAGGAAGATATCATGGTTGGCGGTGTCGGAGGAGATGTACAG ATTTTAAACAAATATGACTCATGGATCTCCTTCTTAAGTAGTGTGAGATACTGGATGGCCTTCAACATCGAGAGAGCTTGTCAGTCCTACTTTGGGTGTGTTCAATGCATCAGTGGACCTCTGGGAATGTACAGAAATTCACTACTACATGAATTCATAGAAGATTGGTACAATCAAGAATTTATGGGCTCCCAGTGTAGCTTTGGAGACGACAGGCATCTAACTAACCGGGTCTTGAGCCTTGGCTATGCAACCAAATATACAGCACGGTCTAAGTGCCTTACAGAAACACCTACTGAGTATCTAAGGTGGCTTAACCAGCAGACTCGTTGGAGCAAGTCTTACTTCAGGGAGTGGCTGTACAATTCTATGTGGTTCCACAAGCATCATCTATGGATGACCTACGAAGCTGTGATTACCGgattctttcctttcttcttaaTTGCAACAGTCATTCAGTTGTTCTACAGGGGACGTATATGGAACATTCTACTCTTCTTGTTAACCGTGCAGTTTGTTGGCCTTATCAAGTCTTCCTTTGCCAGTGCACTCCGAGGCAATATAGTAATGGTTTTCATGTCTCTTTACTCTGTTTTGTACATGTCCAGTTTACTACCAGCAAAGATGTTTGCTATCGCCACCATCAACAAGGCTGGGTGGGGCACTTCAGGTAGAAAAATTATGGTCGTCAATTTTATAGGATTAATTCCTATAACCGTTTGGTTTACAATCCTCTTGGGTGGAGTCTTCTACACTATATGGAGGGAAACAAGAAAGCCATTTGGAGAATCTGAACAGACGGTTCTGATCATTGGTGCAATACTTTACGCGTGCTACTGGGTGATGTTGTTGACTTTGTACGTGGCGATGATAACAAAGTGTGGCAGGCGGAAGAAAGAACAGCAATATGACATGGTACTTGACGTATGA